In one window of Episyrphus balteatus chromosome 3, idEpiBalt1.1, whole genome shotgun sequence DNA:
- the LOC129916911 gene encoding ubiquitin-conjugating enzyme E2-17 kDa: MALKRINKELQDLGRDPPAQCSAGPVGDDLFHWQATIMGPPDSPYQGGVFFLTIHFPTDYPFKPPKVAFTTRIYHPNINSNGSICLDILRSQWSPALTISKVLLSICSLLCDPNPDDPLVPEIARIYKTDREKYNELAREWTRKYAM, encoded by the exons GAACTACAAGATCTTGGCAGAGATCCACCGGCACAATGCTCAGCCGGACCAGTTGGCGATGATT TATTTCATTGGCAAGCAACAATAATGGGACCT CCGGATAGTCCATATCAAGGTGGTGTGTTTTTCTTAACAATTCATTTTCCAACAGATTATCCATTTAAACCACCAAAAGTTGCTTTCACAACTCGCATATATCACCCGAACATTAATAGTAACGGTTCGATTTGCCTCGACATTTTAAGGTCGCAATGGTCACCAGCACTGACTATTTCTAAAG ttttacTATCAATTTGCTCTCTTCTTTGTGACCCGAATCCAGACGATCCACTTGTTCCTGAAATTGCAAGAATATATAAAACTGATCGAGAAAAATATAATGAGCTAGCACGAGAATGGACTAGGAAATATGCTATGTGA
- the LOC129916887 gene encoding leukocyte receptor cluster member 8 homolog: MSDKGDSVVSTIIPQSIIVDASQQLIPHPDVHQQQYQQHNIHQLPPTNNWDYYNNLACNKNGYQQYSDYYNNSYMHFGNNVNNTMQQNQNQKSSNFNDGQSDQGKTTLVNNTISPFRYSDVVDTATASALPNQNQKNQQHYPNKNPLLLNSTPARNHLNRFSSSNEQQQQNKFSSDLNHSQEINNFGGIRFNLNQRNRLSNVNNPLNLLRNNPIGGKKKRKRNKNNKFQAQQQLQQQQQQHQQNLQNRTVVPDMTTTVERNNSAFFDPTVPPPPVISASPDLSKPPPPLVPAAVTVIPAAVSSPPIPMVTDHDSSLNVTPVECSSNNFSNPFNPADAWPESLNTYVQRCYAKCVTDLDKDQIDICLKGKITAAATRNELWTRDWNSEPIPSVHSESNLLIQNNLAMNNNNRSDRQQQKTRPGISKCLNARLGQRSVFNHRSVDSRSRSRSPRDKEKRDSSLSPPPHKKSSRSSSSESSEKKSLNYISFSSKTKNNKNPRKKHQQVQKNNKVPFQSVVGGSIEDDSRRLQERAARFGQANFLSTSSSSSSSNKKQTKQHHKSQIYDEYEVDTSLDEFHIVGTSRDLEKSFLRLTKAPMPNEVRPIDVLESSLRNVKTKWRTKQDYYYACDQLKSIRQDLTVQGIRDKFTVEVYETHARIAMEKGDHEEFNQCQTQLKMLYTEVGGSNNILEFISYRILYYIFTKNTLDITTVLRSLTPEQRTHPAIAHALELRSAWALGNYCAFFNLYKNAPLMSGYLIDWFILRERKCALKVMIKSYRPSISIDMISRVLAFVSLEKCREFLESVGAILDGAPGSEQLNCKNSMSVLQNL, translated from the coding sequence ATGTCAGATAAAGGAGACTCCGTCGTATCTACAATTATACCGCAGTCTATAATTGTCGACGCATCGCAACAATTAATTCCACATCCTGATGTTCATCAACAACAATATCAACAACATAATATTCATCAATTGCCACCAACAAACAATTGGGATTACTATAATAATTTAGCTTGCAACAAAAATGGCTATCAACAATATTCCGACTATTATAATAATTCTTATATGCATTTTGgtaataatgtcaataatacaatgcaacaaaatcaaaatcaaaagtcCTCAAACTTCAATGATGGTCAATCTGATCAAGGAAAGACGACTCTGGTTAATAATACAATTTCTCCATTTAGATATTCTGATGTCGTCGACACCGCCACCGCCTCTGCCTTgccaaatcaaaatcaaaagaatCAACAACATTATCCAAATAAAAATCCACTTTTATTGAATTCAACTCCTGCTAGGAATCATTTGAATAGGTTTTCTTCTTccaatgaacaacaacaacaaaacaagttTTCCTCCGACTTAAATCATTCCcaagaaattaataattttggCGGCATTCGTTTCAACTTAAATCAACGCAATCGACTTAGTAACGTGAATAATCCTCTTAATCTACTACGAAATAATCCGATTGgtggaaagaaaaaaagaaaacgcaacaaaaataataaatttcaggCTCAACAGCaactccaacaacaacaacaacaacatcagcaaAACCTACAAAACCGAACAGTTGTTCCCGACATGACGACGACAGTCGAACGCAATAATAGCGCATTCTTTGATCCAACTGTTCCTCCTCCCCCTGTTATATCTGCATCTCCAGATTTATCTAAACCCCCTCCACCGTTGGTACCTGCTGCTGTCACTGTCATCCCTGCCGCAGTCTCATCTCCACCAATTCCCATGGTAACCGATCATGACAGTAGTCTCAATGTTACACCAGTTGAATGTAGTAGTAACAACTTTTCAAATCCATTCAATCCAGCCGATGCTTGGCCGGAAAGTCTAAATACTTACGTTCAACGTTGTTATGCCAAATGTGTAACCGATCTGGACAAAGATCAAATTGATATTTGTTTGAAGGGAAAAATCACAGCGGCAGCCACAAGAAATGAGCTATGGACAAGGGATTGGAATTCTGAACCGATTCCCAGTGTCCATAGCGAAAGTAATCTacttattcaaaataatttagctatgaataataataatcgaTCAGatcgacaacaacaaaaaacacgtCCTGGAATATCGAAATGCTTGAATGCACGTTTAGGTCAACGTTCAGTTTTTAATCATCGTTCGGTAGATAGTCGTTCTAGATCGAGATCACCACGAGATAAAGAAAAACGTGATTCATCGCTAAGTCCACCACCACATAAAAAGAGTTCGCGAAGTTCCAGTTCCGAATCATCTGAAAAGAAgtctttaaattatatttcattcagcagcaaaaccaaaaataataaaaatcctagaaagaaacaccaacaagtacagaaaaataataaagtacCTTTTCAATCGGTGGTTGGAGGTTCGATAGAAGATGATTCGCGACGTCTTCAAGAACGGGCAGCTCGATTTGGACAAGCTAATTTTTTGTCAACTTCTTCGTCTTCTTCGTCGtcgaataaaaaacaaacaaaacaacaccATAAATCACAAATTTACGATGAATATGAAGTTGATACTAGCCTTGATGAATTTCATATAGTTGGCACAAGTAGGGACTTGGAAAAGTCATTTTTAAGATTAACAAAAGCCCCAATGCCCAATGAAGTGCGGCCAATTGATGTATTAGAAAGTTCCTTGCGTAATGTCAAAACTAAATGGCGAACAAAGCAGGATTATTATTATGCCTGCGATCAATTGAAATCAATTCGACAGGATTTGACGGTCCAAGGAATTCGTGATAAATTCACAGTTGAAGTCTATGAGACACATGCTCGAATTGCAATGGAAAAAGGTGATCATGAGGAATTCAATCAATGTCAGACACAATTAAAAATGCTATATACAGAGGTTGGAGGAAGCAACAATATATTGGAATTCATCTCTTATCGAATCttgtattatatttttacaaaaaatacctTAGATATTACAACGGTTTTGCGTTCCTTAACGCCGGAACAAAGAACTCACCCAGCCATAGCACATGCTCTAGAATTAAGATCGGCATGGGCACTTGGAAATTATTGTGCATTTTTTAATCTCTACAAAAATGCACCGCTCATGTCTGGCTACTTGATTGATTGGTTCATCTTAAGAGAGCGAAAATGTGCTTTAAAAGTTATGATTAAATCTTATAGACCGTCGATAAGCATAGACATGATAAGTCGTGTTTTGGCTTTTGTTTCGTTAGAGAAATGTCGTGAGTTTCTCGAATCTGTTGGTGCTATATTAGATGGAGCACCGGGTAGCGAAcaattgaattgtaaaaatagCATGAgcgttttacaaaatttataa